A stretch of the Myxosarcina sp. GI1 genome encodes the following:
- a CDS encoding type II toxin-antitoxin system death-on-curing family toxin: MKEPIWVSEKIVLAIHEDQLAQHGGSAGIRDENLLGASLARPKHLFAYGKPKIFDLAAAYGYGLANNHPFIDGNKRTAFMVMYTFLGSNGYWLEVEEMEVVVKMEGLTMNQETQKSIALWLEKHSTSGN, from the coding sequence ATGAAAGAACCGATTTGGGTTTCAGAAAAGATAGTTTTAGCTATTCATGAGGATCAGTTGGCGCAACATGGCGGAAGCGCAGGTATTAGAGATGAAAATTTACTAGGTGCGAGTTTAGCTAGACCAAAACATCTTTTTGCTTATGGTAAGCCAAAGATTTTTGACTTAGCAGCAGCTTATGGTTATGGTTTAGCAAATAATCATCCTTTTATAGACGGGAATAAGAGAACTGCTTTTATGGTTATGTATACCTTTCTGGGTTCAAATGGCTATTGGCTGGAGGTAGAAGAAATGGAAGTAGTGGTCAAAATGGAAGGCTTAACCATGAATCAGGAAACTCAGAAATCTATAGCTTTGTGGTTAGAAAAACACTCTACCTCTGGTAATTAA
- a CDS encoding tyrosine-type recombinase/integrase: MLAATAPPQLTTNTTNNLLVVFAEFLDIDVSAGDAATDTLKTYRRQLQQFLNWCDRLKLNPATVTKDDIKKYRRWMVDKKQYKPATIALKLAVVRRFYQAALEKGLIAINPAAGVKPPKEKRDPAEKITYLEQAEVETLLQTIPRDGSLKAARDKAMIAIMVLEGTRTIELHRANISDLVRQGKNLGVRVEGKRSIRVVPLTSDIANLLVDYLHLRETAGEVLKPNSPIFIGVGNRSKGKRISRRGIRLIVDNYLQQASLKYTPGRTISAHSLRHTAGTLALHSGAELRQVQDLLGHSDPRTTCIYAHVADRWENNPALKLNIEI, translated from the coding sequence ATGCTAGCTGCTACCGCACCGCCACAACTAACTACTAATACTACCAACAATCTGTTAGTAGTATTTGCCGAATTTCTCGACATAGACGTAAGTGCTGGAGATGCCGCTACCGATACCCTCAAAACTTATCGCCGACAGCTACAACAGTTTTTGAACTGGTGCGATCGCCTGAAATTAAATCCCGCTACAGTGACTAAAGACGATATTAAAAAATATCGTCGCTGGATGGTAGACAAAAAACAGTACAAGCCTGCTACCATCGCCCTAAAGCTAGCTGTAGTTAGAAGATTTTATCAAGCAGCTTTAGAAAAAGGATTAATTGCCATCAATCCTGCTGCGGGAGTCAAGCCACCCAAAGAAAAGCGCGATCCAGCAGAAAAAATTACTTATTTAGAACAGGCAGAAGTTGAAACTTTATTACAAACCATTCCTCGTGATGGCAGCTTAAAAGCCGCTAGGGATAAAGCCATGATTGCCATAATGGTATTAGAAGGTACGCGAACCATCGAGCTACATCGGGCTAATATTAGCGATTTAGTTAGACAGGGAAAAAATTTAGGCGTAAGGGTAGAAGGAAAAAGAAGTATTCGAGTCGTGCCTCTAACTTCGGATATTGCTAACTTGTTAGTTGATTATTTACATCTACGAGAAACAGCAGGAGAAGTATTAAAACCAAATTCACCGATATTTATCGGCGTGGGCAATAGATCGAAAGGCAAAAGAATTTCTCGTCGCGGTATTAGACTAATCGTCGATAATTATCTCCAACAAGCCTCTTTAAAATATACGCCAGGTAGGACTATTTCCGCCCATAGTTTGAGACATACGGCAGGTACTCTAGCTTTGCATTCGGGGGCAGAATTACGCCAGGTACAAGATTTACTCGGACACAGCGATCCTCGCACTACCTGTATTTATGCTCACGTAGCCGATCGCTGGGAAAACAACCCCGCGCTAAAATTAAATATTGAAATTTAA
- a CDS encoding sucrose-phosphate phosphatase — protein MKPFLFVTDLDNTLVGDDPALKTLNQHLAKHRQEYGTKIVYATGRSLYLYRLLAKAKLLLSPDALITSVGTEMYFDSNKEVCDPEWEKILSQGWNREEIVSIASKFEDLQFQPDSEQNPFKISYYLAQSVSEKVINKLRTALYDRGYQVKLIYSGGQDLDLLPPNGDKGLAVQFLRDRWNIAACDTVTCGDSGNDVALFIGEEKGIIVGNAKPELSQWYRENKHESLYFAKAACAGGILEGLKYFNFV, from the coding sequence ATGAAGCCTTTTTTATTTGTAACCGACTTAGACAATACTTTGGTTGGAGACGATCCAGCTTTAAAAACTCTCAATCAACATTTAGCCAAACATCGTCAGGAGTATGGTACCAAAATAGTTTATGCAACTGGACGTTCTTTATATCTCTATCGACTGTTAGCAAAGGCAAAGTTGTTGTTGTCTCCAGATGCTTTAATAACTTCTGTGGGGACAGAAATGTATTTTGATTCTAATAAAGAAGTTTGCGATCCTGAGTGGGAAAAGATTTTGTCTCAGGGATGGAATCGTGAGGAAATAGTATCTATTGCTAGTAAGTTTGAAGATCTACAGTTTCAGCCCGATTCCGAACAAAATCCCTTTAAAATTAGTTATTATTTAGCACAATCGGTATCTGAAAAAGTAATTAATAAATTGAGAACCGCCCTTTACGATCGCGGTTATCAGGTAAAATTAATATATAGCGGCGGTCAAGATCTTGACCTGCTCCCACCTAATGGAGACAAAGGTTTGGCAGTACAGTTTTTACGCGATAGATGGAATATAGCTGCTTGTGACACCGTTACCTGTGGTGATTCTGGTAACGATGTTGCTTTGTTTATAGGGGAAGAAAAAGGAATTATTGTTGGCAATGCCAAACCTGAATTGAGTCAATGGTATCGAGAAAATAAACACGAATCGCTCTATTTTGCCAAGGCGGCTTGTGCTGGAGGAATTTTAGAAGGTTTAAAGTATTTTAATTTTGTTTAG
- the dxs gene encoding 1-deoxy-D-xylulose-5-phosphate synthase yields the protein MHLSEITHPNQLHGLSIRQLENIARQIREKHLQTVATSGGHLGPGLGVVELTIALYQTLDLNQDKVVWDVGHQAYPHKLLTGRYHRFSTLRQKDGIAGYLKRCENKFDCFGAGHASTSISAALGMALARDAKGDDFKCVAVIGDGALTGGMALEAINHAGHLPNTNLMVVLNDNEMSISPNVGAISRYLNKVRLSDPIQFISDNLEEQFKQLPFFGESLTPEMARVKEGMKRLAVPKVGAVIEELGFKYFGPIDGHNLSELISTFKQAHKVAGPVLVHVATTKGKGYEIAERDRVGYHAQNPFNLATGKSVPAAKPKPPKYAKVFAHTLTTLAENDPKIIGITAAMATGTGLDKLQKKLPKQYVDVGIAEQHAVTLAAGLACEGMKPVAAIYSTFLQRAYDQIIHDICIQKLPVFFCLDRAGIVGADGPTHQGMYDIAYLRCIPNIVVMAPKDEAELQRMTVTGINYTESAIAMRYPRGSGVGVPLMEEGWEPIEIGKGEILRNGDDILLVGYGAMVHPTMQVAEILNEHGVEATVINARFVKPLDTELILPLAQRIGKVATFEEGCLMGGFGSAVVEALQDNDVLVPVKRFGVPDKLVDHATPDQSKADLGLSSPQMAENILKAFFGSKEPSVVG from the coding sequence ATGCACTTAAGTGAAATAACTCATCCCAATCAGCTACATGGCTTATCAATTCGGCAACTAGAAAATATCGCCCGTCAAATAAGAGAAAAACATTTACAAACAGTTGCTACTAGTGGTGGTCATCTCGGACCTGGTTTGGGAGTAGTAGAATTGACTATTGCTCTCTATCAGACACTAGATTTAAACCAAGACAAAGTAGTCTGGGATGTAGGACATCAGGCATATCCTCACAAACTGCTCACAGGAAGATATCATCGCTTTAGTACTCTACGTCAGAAAGACGGTATTGCTGGCTATCTCAAGCGTTGTGAGAACAAATTTGATTGTTTTGGAGCGGGACACGCTTCTACTAGCATTTCAGCCGCTTTAGGTATGGCTTTAGCTAGAGATGCCAAAGGAGATGACTTTAAATGCGTGGCGGTTATTGGCGATGGTGCTTTGACTGGCGGTATGGCACTAGAAGCAATAAATCATGCAGGACATCTGCCCAACACCAATCTGATGGTAGTTTTGAATGATAATGAAATGTCGATTTCGCCTAATGTAGGAGCAATTTCTCGTTATTTAAATAAAGTTCGTCTATCAGACCCAATTCAGTTTATTTCCGATAATTTAGAAGAACAATTCAAACAACTACCTTTCTTCGGTGAATCTTTAACCCCCGAAATGGCAAGAGTAAAAGAGGGAATGAAGCGTTTAGCGGTTCCCAAAGTAGGAGCGGTAATTGAAGAATTGGGCTTTAAGTATTTTGGTCCAATTGACGGACACAACCTATCAGAATTAATATCTACTTTTAAACAAGCACATAAAGTAGCTGGTCCCGTACTGGTTCACGTAGCTACTACTAAAGGTAAAGGTTATGAAATTGCCGAACGCGATCGCGTTGGTTATCATGCTCAAAACCCGTTTAATTTGGCTACTGGTAAGAGCGTTCCTGCTGCCAAACCCAAACCACCTAAATATGCTAAAGTTTTTGCTCATACCCTCACTACCCTGGCAGAAAATGACCCCAAAATTATCGGTATTACCGCAGCGATGGCAACGGGAACGGGGTTAGACAAATTACAGAAAAAACTTCCCAAACAGTATGTCGATGTCGGTATTGCCGAACAACATGCCGTAACCCTGGCTGCTGGTTTGGCTTGCGAAGGGATGAAGCCCGTAGCGGCAATTTATTCTACTTTCTTACAGCGGGCATACGATCAGATTATTCACGATATCTGCATTCAAAAGCTACCAGTGTTTTTCTGTTTAGATCGGGCTGGTATTGTTGGTGCAGACGGTCCTACCCATCAGGGAATGTACGATATAGCTTATTTACGCTGCATTCCCAATATCGTCGTGATGGCACCCAAAGACGAAGCCGAACTACAGCGCATGACAGTGACGGGAATAAACTATACTGAAAGTGCGATCGCCATGCGCTATCCTCGCGGTAGCGGTGTTGGCGTACCTTTAATGGAAGAAGGTTGGGAACCAATCGAGATTGGTAAAGGTGAAATTCTCCGCAACGGTGACGATATTTTATTAGTCGGCTATGGCGCGATGGTGCATCCGACTATGCAAGTAGCAGAAATTCTCAACGAACACGGTGTCGAAGCAACGGTAATTAATGCTCGTTTTGTTAAGCCATTAGATACCGAGTTGATTTTACCTCTAGCCCAACGTATTGGTAAGGTAGCAACTTTTGAAGAAGGCTGTTTGATGGGCGGTTTTGGTTCGGCAGTAGTTGAAGCCTTACAAGACAATGATGTATTAGTTCCCGTCAAGCGTTTTGGCGTACCTGATAAGCTAGTCGATCACGCTACTCCAGATCAGTCTAAAGCCGATCTGGGCTTGAGCAGTCCACAAATGGCAGAAAACATTCTTAAAGCTTTTTTTGGTAGCAAAGAACCTTCTGTTGTCGGTTAA
- the ruvA gene encoding Holliday junction branch migration protein RuvA, whose product MISYLKGINTEIVKTINNRHILILEVNDIGYEIQVPSRLVQQLSTENSATVQIFTYLQIQEDKQILYGFATAAERDLFRQLVGVSGIGMQLGIAAIDTLGISDLVGAIVSGNISTLTKIPGVGNKTAERIALELKTKLSQWRKLAGVAIDQPASSSLPKPEILEDLEMTLLALGYSNEEIESAINAISQNDLLLKNPNVEEWIRSAIAWLGE is encoded by the coding sequence ATGATTAGCTATCTTAAAGGCATAAATACTGAAATTGTTAAAACTATTAACAATCGCCACATTTTAATCTTAGAAGTTAACGACATCGGCTACGAAATTCAAGTTCCCTCTCGTTTGGTACAGCAGCTATCGACTGAAAATTCTGCCACCGTACAAATTTTTACCTATTTGCAAATACAAGAAGACAAACAAATTCTCTATGGTTTCGCCACTGCTGCCGAAAGAGATTTATTTCGTCAGTTAGTAGGAGTTAGCGGTATTGGAATGCAGTTGGGAATTGCGGCAATCGATACTTTAGGAATTTCGGATTTGGTAGGGGCAATTGTATCGGGGAATATCTCTACATTGACTAAAATTCCTGGTGTCGGAAACAAAACTGCCGAACGCATCGCTCTAGAACTTAAAACCAAACTATCTCAATGGCGTAAATTAGCTGGGGTAGCCATCGACCAACCCGCATCTTCTTCTCTTCCCAAGCCAGAAATCCTCGAAGATTTGGAAATGACTTTACTAGCTTTGGGATATAGCAACGAAGAAATCGAAAGTGCGATTAATGCTATAAGTCAAAACGATCTACTCCTTAAAAATCCTAACGTGGAAGAATGGATTAGAAGTGCAATCGCTTGGCTGGGAGAGTGA
- a CDS encoding pentapeptide repeat-containing protein, translated as MANVEHLTRLKRGAKSWFKWIDAGDRLEPDLIDANLKGVSLQEVYLARANLTRANLRAAGLNDANLSSANLQAAELRNASLSKANLSNSNLRFANLADADLSLANLIGADLREASCQRINFTSANLIGTSMRKANLEEANFMTAKLDRTNLSEAHLTKANFMEASLEAANLYQAELQETYFYKANLQSIKAISAHFCRAYLFAVDLTTATASDSDFRWTNCSYSSFNNANLSHADFSGAILTKTDFRGANLAGVNFRGANLFNADLRDTNLTKANVREAVLDGAIVE; from the coding sequence TTGGCAAATGTAGAACATCTAACTAGATTAAAACGGGGTGCTAAAAGCTGGTTTAAATGGATTGACGCTGGCGATCGCCTCGAACCCGATTTAATTGATGCTAATCTTAAAGGCGTTAGTTTACAGGAAGTGTATCTAGCTAGAGCTAATTTGACCAGAGCTAATTTACGGGCGGCAGGATTAAATGATGCCAATTTAAGTAGTGCCAATCTACAAGCCGCAGAATTGAGAAATGCTAGCCTTAGCAAAGCCAACTTAAGCAACAGCAATTTACGTTTTGCCAATCTAGCCGATGCCGATCTCAGCCTGGCTAATTTGATTGGTGCAGATTTACGAGAAGCTAGCTGTCAGAGAATTAATTTTACTAGTGCTAATCTCATCGGCACCTCAATGAGAAAAGCTAACCTCGAAGAAGCTAATTTTATGACAGCCAAACTCGATCGCACCAATCTCAGTGAAGCCCATTTAACCAAAGCTAATTTTATGGAAGCTAGCTTGGAAGCAGCTAATTTATATCAAGCAGAACTGCAAGAAACTTATTTTTATAAAGCCAATTTACAGAGCATAAAAGCGATTTCCGCTCATTTTTGTCGTGCTTATCTATTCGCTGTCGATCTAACTACCGCCACTGCCAGCGATAGTGATTTTCGTTGGACAAACTGTAGCTACTCTAGTTTTAATAATGCCAATCTAAGCCATGCAGATTTTAGCGGTGCTATTTTAACCAAAACCGATTTTCGCGGTGCTAATTTAGCAGGAGTCAATTTTAGAGGAGCTAATTTATTTAACGCCGATTTGCGCGATACAAATTTAACAAAAGCAAATGTTAGAGAAGCGGTGTTAGATGGGGCAATAGTTGAATAA
- a CDS encoding Coenzyme F420 hydrogenase/dehydrogenase, beta subunit C-terminal domain — MMTVTPHRKAKALKPGSRRPAKELCSECGLCDTYYIHYVKEACAFINQQIAELETQAHGRSRNLDNEDDWYFGVSQEMIAARKQQPIEGAQWTGIVSTIACEMLNRNLVEGVVCVQNTKEDRFQPMPIIATTPEEVLAAKVNKPTLSPNLSVLEQIEQSGMKRLLVIGVGCQIQALRAVEKELGLEKLYVLGTPCVDNVSREGLQKFLETTSKSPDTVVHYEFMQDFRIHFKHQDGSIEKVPFFGLKTNQLKDVFAPSCMSCFDYVNSLADLVVGYMGAPFGWQWIVVRNDTGAEMLDLVREQLDTQPVMSKGDRKQAVQQSIPAYDKGVTLPMWAAKIMGVVIERIGPKGLEYARFSIDSHFTRNYLYLQRNHPEKLDSHVPQYAKNIVGQYELPE, encoded by the coding sequence ATAATGACCGTTACTCCTCATAGAAAAGCGAAAGCCTTAAAACCTGGAAGCCGTCGCCCTGCTAAAGAACTTTGCAGCGAATGCGGACTCTGCGATACCTATTACATTCACTATGTTAAAGAAGCTTGTGCCTTTATCAATCAACAAATAGCCGAGTTAGAGACTCAGGCACACGGGCGCAGTCGCAATTTAGATAATGAAGATGATTGGTATTTTGGTGTCAGTCAAGAAATGATAGCGGCGCGGAAACAGCAGCCAATTGAAGGGGCGCAATGGACGGGAATTGTCAGCACCATTGCCTGTGAAATGCTCAATCGCAATTTAGTAGAAGGAGTGGTTTGCGTTCAAAACACCAAAGAAGACCGCTTTCAACCAATGCCCATTATCGCTACGACTCCCGAAGAAGTACTGGCAGCAAAGGTAAATAAACCGACTCTTTCTCCTAATCTGTCGGTATTAGAGCAAATCGAACAGTCGGGGATGAAACGGCTTTTGGTTATTGGCGTTGGCTGTCAAATTCAAGCATTACGAGCGGTAGAAAAAGAATTAGGTTTGGAAAAGCTTTATGTTTTGGGTACACCATGCGTCGATAACGTCTCTCGCGAAGGACTACAAAAGTTTTTAGAAACTACCAGTAAGTCCCCTGACACGGTAGTGCATTATGAGTTTATGCAGGACTTTCGCATTCATTTCAAACATCAGGATGGTTCGATTGAAAAAGTACCTTTTTTTGGTTTAAAAACTAACCAGTTAAAAGATGTTTTTGCACCTTCGTGTATGAGTTGTTTTGATTATGTCAATTCTCTCGCCGACTTGGTTGTCGGTTACATGGGTGCGCCCTTTGGTTGGCAGTGGATCGTAGTTCGTAACGATACGGGTGCCGAAATGCTGGATTTAGTGAGAGAACAGCTAGATACTCAGCCAGTAATGTCTAAAGGCGATCGTAAACAGGCAGTACAGCAGAGTATTCCCGCTTATGACAAAGGGGTAACTCTACCGATGTGGGCAGCAAAGATAATGGGAGTAGTCATCGAACGCATTGGACCAAAAGGTTTGGAATACGCTCGTTTTTCGATTGATTCTCACTTTACCCGTAACTATCTCTATCTCCAGCGCAATCATCCCGAAAAGTTAGATAGTCATGTACCGCAGTACGCCAAAAATATTGTCGGGCAGTACGAGTTACCAGAATGA
- a CDS encoding ABC transporter substrate-binding protein produces MKDLFPKKQVPLNSNRSPYKSKTTFELRIIIILGILAMTLVAIWSANRHQKAQTATNRQSSISLERPRFFSRNKPENLALDQRLSLGERILVKADNNPAKQSAVAKYASGMFYDAQRQFRDSLTVFPNDPEALIYLNNSYAAAEPNTVTIGVSVPIGGSLDVSQEILRGVAQAQNEINQEGGVNLNGKRSLVQIQVANDDNYPETAREIATNFINNPQIIGVIGHNSSDSSIAAAPIYEKAGLVMVSPTSVAREISHAGDYIFRTTPSSRALASTLAEYAANTIHRKKVAICNDSASPASTSFQEEFSLTLFELGGEIVASNCDFASGGFNPDAAISEAIANGAETLLVIPSVNNINQALEVARANRNRLPILGNHSMYTYETLNVGQDDINGLVLPVAWHPAVTKGSDFNQGAIKLWGMEGSWRTAMAYDAAKAIFAGLDLAENRQQLRQVLSNPGFNSQGATGKVEFLPSGDRKMEATLVKVQSGSASGTGYDFVPISSGN; encoded by the coding sequence GTGAAAGATCTTTTTCCCAAAAAGCAAGTACCATTGAACAGCAATCGCTCTCCGTACAAAAGTAAAACTACTTTTGAACTTAGAATAATCATTATTTTAGGTATTTTGGCAATGACCTTAGTTGCTATTTGGTCTGCTAATCGACACCAGAAAGCCCAAACAGCAACTAACAGACAGTCTTCAATTTCTTTGGAACGCCCCCGCTTTTTTTCGCGGAACAAGCCAGAGAATTTAGCATTAGACCAAAGACTCAGTCTGGGAGAACGAATTTTAGTTAAAGCCGACAATAACCCTGCCAAGCAGTCAGCAGTAGCAAAATACGCTTCAGGAATGTTTTATGATGCTCAAAGACAGTTTCGCGATTCTCTGACTGTGTTTCCTAACGATCCCGAAGCTTTAATCTATTTAAACAATTCTTACGCAGCAGCAGAACCCAATACAGTTACTATAGGCGTTAGCGTTCCTATTGGAGGCAGCCTAGACGTATCTCAAGAAATATTGCGCGGAGTAGCTCAGGCTCAAAACGAAATAAATCAAGAAGGAGGAGTAAATCTTAATGGCAAACGGAGTTTGGTACAAATTCAAGTAGCCAATGACGATAATTATCCCGAAACCGCCAGAGAAATTGCTACCAATTTTATTAACAATCCGCAAATTATAGGAGTAATCGGACACAATTCCAGCGACTCTTCGATTGCTGCCGCTCCCATATATGAAAAAGCTGGATTAGTCATGGTTTCACCTACCAGCGTTGCTAGAGAAATATCTCATGCTGGAGACTATATATTTAGAACTACTCCTAGCAGTAGAGCTTTAGCCAGCACTTTAGCCGAATATGCAGCTAATACGATTCACCGCAAAAAAGTTGCTATTTGTAATGATTCTGCTTCTCCAGCCAGTACATCTTTTCAAGAGGAGTTTTCCCTAACTTTGTTTGAGTTGGGGGGAGAAATTGTCGCCTCAAATTGTGATTTCGCCAGCGGTGGGTTTAATCCCGATGCAGCTATTTCTGAGGCAATTGCCAATGGAGCAGAGACATTATTAGTCATTCCTTCAGTAAACAATATCAATCAGGCTTTAGAAGTAGCGAGAGCCAATCGCAATCGATTGCCCATACTCGGCAATCATTCGATGTACACTTATGAAACTTTAAATGTAGGGCAAGATGATATTAACGGCTTGGTGTTGCCCGTAGCTTGGCATCCAGCAGTAACTAAGGGATCTGATTTTAATCAGGGAGCTATAAAATTGTGGGGAATGGAAGGCAGTTGGCGTACGGCTATGGCTTATGATGCAGCTAAAGCAATTTTTGCTGGTCTGGATCTAGCCGAAAATCGCCAGCAACTGCGCCAAGTATTATCCAATCCTGGGTTTAATTCCCAAGGGGCAACGGGTAAAGTTGAATTTTTACCTTCTGGCGATCGCAAGATGGAGGCAACTTTAGTTAAGGTACAATCTGGCTCGGCTTCGGGTACGGGTTATGACTTCGTGCCTATAAGTTCGGGAAACTAA
- a CDS encoding response regulator transcription factor, whose amino-acid sequence MKENLSKDNKKLLLIDDDPNLILLVKDYLEFRGYNVATAENGREALEVLDRHIPDLIICDVMMPEMDGYALVKHIREEPTTNKIPVLFLSAKGQSQDKVKGLNEGADVYMVKPFEPEELVAQVESSLNQIKRWEQGRPRSLDGAPSIKVPHNVELTPTEIKVVQLVAKGMANREIAEKLNVSQRTIESHVSNMLNKTSLNNRTELARWSIESSMA is encoded by the coding sequence ATGAAAGAAAATTTATCCAAAGATAATAAAAAACTGCTACTTATTGATGATGACCCTAATTTGATTTTACTTGTAAAAGATTATCTAGAATTTAGAGGTTACAATGTGGCAACTGCTGAAAATGGTCGCGAAGCATTAGAAGTTCTCGATCGCCATATTCCCGATTTAATTATCTGTGATGTGATGATGCCAGAAATGGATGGTTATGCTTTAGTCAAGCATATTAGGGAAGAACCAACAACTAACAAAATTCCCGTTCTATTTCTTTCAGCCAAGGGTCAAAGTCAAGATAAAGTTAAAGGTTTGAATGAAGGTGCTGATGTTTACATGGTCAAACCCTTTGAGCCAGAAGAATTAGTAGCTCAGGTAGAATCTTCTCTCAATCAAATCAAGCGTTGGGAACAGGGAAGACCTAGAAGTTTGGACGGCGCGCCTTCAATTAAAGTTCCTCATAATGTCGAGTTAACTCCAACTGAAATAAAAGTAGTTCAGTTGGTAGCTAAAGGGATGGCTAATCGAGAAATTGCCGAGAAGCTGAATGTCAGCCAGCGCACCATAGAAAGCCATGTCTCTAATATGCTAAATAAAACTAGCCTCAATAATCGTACTGAGTTAGCGCGCTGGTCGATTGAAAGCAGTATGGCGTAG
- a CDS encoding AbrB/MazE/SpoVT family DNA-binding domain-containing protein translates to MYKIKIRKVGNSLGATIPKEVLEKLRVSEGDTVFVTETPDGVKLSAYDPEFEKAMAIYKQGSHKYRNAMKELA, encoded by the coding sequence ATGTATAAAATCAAAATTCGCAAAGTTGGTAATTCTCTTGGTGCAACAATACCTAAAGAAGTATTAGAGAAATTACGAGTTAGTGAAGGGGATACAGTATTTGTTACTGAAACACCTGATGGGGTTAAACTTTCTGCTTACGATCCTGAGTTTGAAAAAGCTATGGCTATTTACAAACAGGGCAGCCATAAATATAGAAACGCAATGAAAGAATTGGCTTGA